The nucleotide window TCGTGCGAGTGCCTCGCCATCCATTACCAGTCTGATCGATCCGCCGTCTGCTAGCAATTCCTTCTATTCACACCCTGCCAAGCTCCAACAACAAGCGTCAGTCACTTCGGCGCCTGTGTCACCTGCTGCTTTCACCACACGGCCCGCCTCGCTCCTGCCTTCCCAAGACTTCCACTCGCCACACCTTCAACAACATCAACTACAAGCACCCCCTCAGGCACAGCCTTATCCCGCCGCACCGTCAGAGCCAACTCTCATGGACATTGACACTGAGCCTGCCAAGCACGTATCTGTTCCAATGACAAAGTCAACTTCTACCACCTCCGCTACCCACTCGCAATCCAATGCGCCCACTCCACCCGCCAAGGCTGTCCGCCAGAAGGAGGCTCCGCCGCCACTGCCTACCGGTAGTGGACTGTTGTCGGGAACGCCTTTTGGCCCTGTAGCGAACACAAACGGCGCATCAGAGACACAAGGCACCAACATCTACCTCAATTTCGATGTCAACGGACGCGACAATGTTACTATCAACGTCGCCCAGGAGGTCGAGAAGAAGTACGGCTTTGCTGCTCTACATCCCCGTATAGCTGCCCGTAAGGAACGCCAGCGCCAGATCAACGCGGCCGGCGCCGCACTCGAGCGTGCTGCAGGAGGTGGCTCAAATGACGATCAGTCTGTCGATCTGTCTGAGAACGAGAGTAACGTGGAGATGGGAGGCATGGACGATGATGCATCCGCAAAGGAGAACGGGGGCAAGAAGCGACGCAAGCGCAAGCAAGAGGACTACGACAAGGAGGACGACTTCATCGACGATACTGAACTCGCCTGGGAACAGCAAGCGCTGATGGCCAAGGATGGTTTCTTTGTTTACAGTGGCCCCCTCGTCACCGAAGAGAAGCAGACCGTTGAGAGGTACGCGACCATTTTCTCTGGGAATCGACTTGAGCTAACTTTGTGCAGGGCGGATGGCACCATTAGGCGCGGACGAGGACGTGGCCGCGGCGGTACGCTGCGAGGCGAGACGTCAGGTAGAGGCCGAGGACGTGGCGGAGGTCCTGGCTCCCGTGGCGGCTCTACTGTGCGCAAACCTCGCGTTACCAAGGCTGACCGTGCGATGATGGAGCAAGAGAAGGCAGCTAGGGAAACTCTGGCCCAAACTATTGCAACCAAGCAGCCTCTCTCCACTCCAACTCTTGCTGGCCATGCTAGTGCAGTGTAGGTCAGCATTGTCTTGACCTGTTTTCGTTTTGCCCCGGCCCGGTCCCACTTGTTTGGGACTTCAGCAGCGGACAGAGAGGGCAATCCTCAAGCTCGTCAGTGTGCTTTTCTTCTGACAGCGTTTTCTCGATGGGGTTGGGATAACAGCTATCTCTTCATTTTTCGATTCTCCTGTAACTGATTCGTTTTTGTACGATACCCATTAGGGACGCTGCAAAACACCGCCTGACTGACAGGATACAAAGTCGTAAGGCGTTTGGGAGGTGCATGTTGTTTTTAGCAGGCGTCGTTCTTCCGCGATGCATAGTCATCTTCAAGATCTTAGATACGTTAAACCTAGAATTTCTCTGTTGGCTTTCGTGCTGTAATCTGTCCCATGCATTTGTAATTTGGTGACGTATGTGGGAAAGCAAAGCAGGCACTCATTTGTGGGTGTCCGCAGTCGGTGCACATGTAGGACATCAGTGAACTTGTAGGC belongs to Pyrenophora tritici-repentis strain M4 chromosome 10, whole genome shotgun sequence and includes:
- a CDS encoding Atrophin-1 multi-domain protein; its protein translation is MNDDASSPGSLSSPPHSPEQGTPASTIRASAGGVGVGASTPTPATASPAPRGLTARGEPRKKPGPKPKNKDPAAPEPEKKTRKPRKSEPKDPNAVPVQRKRRTKASLEAQAQPAPQVVEEKPPVQLSPTPQPGPSDSVPALNPEQPPVVSLSRVLSNPEPTLHSNPNLSHMSAVPSTPRPSSSGQRYDPIRGGIIESKPQAPANAPPPVSPQMNHRASASPSITSLIDPPSASNSFYSHPAKLQQQASVTSAPVSPAAFTTRPASLLPSQDFHSPHLQQHQLQAPPQAQPYPAAPSEPTLMDIDTEPAKHVSVPMTKSTSTTSATHSQSNAPTPPAKAVRQKEAPPPLPTGSGLLSGTPFGPVANTNGASETQGTNIYLNFDVNGRDNVTINVAQEVEKKYGFAALHPRIAARKERQRQINAAGAALERAAGGGSNDDQSVDLSENESNVEMGGMDDDASAKENGGKKRRKRKQEDYDKEDDFIDDTELAWEQQALMAKDGFFVYSGPLVTEEKQTVERADGTIRRGRGRGRGGTLRGETSGRGRGRGGGPGSRGGSTVRKPRVTKADRAMMEQEKAARETLAQTIATKQPLSTPTLAGHASAV